From Saccharibacillus brassicae:
ATGGTCGATCAGATCGGCGTTATCGAGCACGGGCGCATGGTGGCGCAGGGCAGGGTGGCCGATATCCAGAGCCGGATGCAGGTCAATCGAGTGCTGCATATCCGTACGCTTGGCCGGCAGGACGAACTGGCGGAGCGGCTGCGGGATGAGCCCCACGTCAGCCGGGTGCTGAGCGAAGCGAACGGCATCCAGGTCCATTTCAGCGGGCAGGATGCCGAGCAGATGCAGCTGCTGCGCCGCATCCTGGACTGGGAATACGAAGTGGTCTCTTTTAACGAAGCGCAGACCAATCTGGAAGACGTATTCCTCGAAATCACGAAAGGAGGCGCGGCGACATGAGCCCGAAAAACAAAACGGACCGGGGCGGAAGCCTGTGGATCAATCCGGTGCTGGACAAAGAGTTTCGCCTGCGGATGCGGACGCCGCGGTCTTTCGTGGCGCTGCTGGCCTATGTGCTGATTCTGGGCGGGCTCGCGATCGGATTCATTTACGTGACGATGGGCTTTCAAGGTTCGCAGGCGGGCATGCGCTTCGATCCGTCGACGAGCCGGATGCTGTTCTACGTGCTCAGCATCGCGCAGCTGGTGCTCGTCGCGTTCATGACGCCGGCCCTGACGGCGGGCGTCATCAGCGGCGAGCGCGAGAAGCAGACGCTGAATATCCTGCTGACGACGCAGCAGAGTTCGTCCGCGATCGTGCTGAGCAAGCTGGCGTCTTCGCTGGCCTTCATGGTGCTGATCGTGCTGGCGACGCTGCCGATCTACAGCATCGTGTTCCTGTACGGCGGCATCTCGCCTTCGCAGCTCACGCTCGTCTTCCTGTTCTACCTGTTCACGATGCTGCTGCTCGGTTCGCTCGGCATCCTGTGTTCCACGCTGTTCAAGCGGACCATTATGGCCGTCATCATGACGTATGGCATGACGCTGTTCATTTTTGTCGTGACGGGAGTCGCGTACGTGCTGATGCTCGCCATCGTGCAGCAGACGTATTACGGCGGCACGGTGCAGCCGCCATATTCGTGGATCGGCTTCATTCTGGGGCTTAATCCGGTCGGCGCGTTGATCAGCATTTTCGAGCCGAATCTCTCCAAAGAAGCGTTTCTCGTCAACGGCGCGAACTTGCAAAGTCAAGCTCCGATCTCGCTCTGGCTCCAGTTCCTGCTCGTATATGCGTTCGTTATCGCAGGCGCGCTGTGGATCGCTATTCGCCGGATCCGTCCGGTGAGCCGGAGAAAACGCCCGGCCGATGCCGCGCCGCTCGGCGGAGAACCGGGCGAAAGCGCGGAAGTGGCCGAGATGCAGCCGAATCCGGGCCGACCGGGCAAATCGTAACCATCCGGCCCTGCGCCGGCATACATGAACGTTAAGGAGGGATCGGCATGGAACCTATTTTGTCCGCCGTTCGGAGTGTGAGGCTGCGGCTTCAGGCTGTTCGCGTCTGCGCGTTCGCGCTGCGGGGATTGGCCGCGGGATTCGCGGCCGCCGCCCTGCTGTTGGCCGCGGCACGCTTCGTGCCGGTAGCGCACGCGCCGCTCTGGGCGCTGGCGCTGCTGCCGGCCGGGGCGCTGCTTGGAGCGGCCGCCGCTTATCGGCGGCCCGTCGGCACGGCCGAAGCGGCGCGCGCGATGGACCGTGCCGATCCGGCGGAAGAACGCCGCGATCTGATGAAGACGGCGCTTGAATTCGCCGGGCGGGATTCGGCCGCGGCGAACTGGCAGCGCGCGCAGGCGCGGGCTTATGCGCTGGAATTCGCGGCCGAGCGCGGCAAGCGGCTGCCTTTCCCGCGCAAGTTCGGCCGGCCGGGCGTTGTTTCGGCCGTGCTGCTGGCCCTCTGCCTTCTTCTGCTGCTGCTTCCGAATCCGATGGATACGCAGCTGCGGCAGCGGGAGCAGGAGCAGGCGCTGATCGAGGAGCAGCGCGGCAAAGCCGAAGCGCTGGCGAAAGAACTCGCCCAGGCGCCGATCGAGCCGCAGGCGCGGGCGCCGCTCGCCGAAGCGGCGGCGAATCTGGCCGAGCGTCTCGGCGACTCGGGCCGCGCCGAAGAAGCGCTGGAACAAATGGAACGCACGATGAAGGCGCTGGGCAGCCAGGCGGAAGCGGCGGCCGGCGAGCAGCGGGAACTTGAAGACTGGAGCCGCAAGCTTGCGGCCCAGCAGGCGCTGCAGGAAGCGGCCAAGCCGCAGGCCGGCGACGCTTCGGAGCGGGCGGAAGCGCTCAAGGACGCGATGAACCAGCTGTCCGCGCAGCAAAAAGAAGCGTTGGCCGAAGCGATGCAAAGCCTTGCGGAGCAGGCGCCCCAAGCCGGCAAGGAAACGGGCGCGCTGCAGGAAGCGCTCAGCAAAGCCGCCGAGCAGTTGGCGGCTTCGGGCAATTTGTCCGACGAGCAGCTGCGCGAGCTCGCCGAGAAGCTGGCCGCGGCGGCGAGCGAGTCCGGCGGACTCGGCGAACAAAGCGATCTGGCCGCCGCGGCCGCGGCCCAGCTTGCGCGCAGCGGCATGCAGATGGCCGGGGAACTGGCCGCTTCGGGACTGTCGTTGTCCGAAGCATGGGGCAGCGGCGGAGCGGCCGAAGCGCTGGCCGACGCCGGCGAAGCCGGCAGCCCGGGCTCCGGCGAGAGCGGAGAAGGGGAAGGTTCGCCGGGCGAGAGCGGCGAAGGCGGCGAAGGCACGGGCGCGGCTGGCAGCGGGCAAGGTTCCGGTTCGCCGGGCGGCGCTTCGGGCCAGGGAGCCGGACAGGGTTCCGGCCAAGGCTCGGGTCAAGGTTCGGGTCAGGGCGCCGGCAGCGGTTCGGGCGCAGGTTCGGGTTCCGGTTCCGGCGGCTCCGGTTCGGGCCAGGGCGGCAGCGGCGCCGGGCAGGGCAGCGGCGGCCGGCAGCTGGTCACGACGCCGCGCAGCCTGCAGGGCGAAGGAAACGTCCAGTCCGACGGCGGACCTTCAAGCGGCGGCGACAAGCAGACCGGCGGCGTCTCGCCGACGATCGACGGCGTCAGCCGGCCTTACGAAGAAGTGTACGGTCAATATTCCGAGCGGGCCAAAGAATCGCTCGGTCGCAGTCAGCTGCCGCAAAGCGTGCAGGGACTCGTCGAAAGTTATTTTACCGAAATCCGTCCGCAGTCCTGACCGTCCGTTCGTATCGAATAAAGCCGAAGCGATCTTCCGGGAGGGCAAGCGGCGGCAAGGCTAGACGAAACGGCGTGCCGACAGGCCGCCAAAGGGGGAATGTTCATGCTGCAGAAGACCGATCGGATCGAGGCCTGGAGACAAACGATGGAAGACGTGCGCGAAGAGATCGCGCAGGTCATCGTCGGACAAAGCGAGACCGTGGAACAAATGCTGTGGTGCGTATTCGCGGGCGGGCATGCCCTGCTCGAAGGCATTCCCGGGCTGGGCAAAACGATGCTGGTCCGCTCGGCGGCGGACGCGCTGGATCTGCCGTTCTCGCGCATCCAGTTCACGCCCGACCTGATGCCGAGCGATATTACCGGCACCGACATGATCCATTTCGGCAATGCCGGCGGCGTCTCGAGCGAGTTCCGCGCGGGACCGCTGTTCGGCAGCATCGTGCTGGCCGACGAGATCAACCGCGCCACGCCCAAGACGCAGAGCGCGCTGCTTGAAGCGATGCAGGAGAAGACGGTCACGATCGGCGGAACGACCCACCGCCTGCCGGAACCGTTCTTCGTCCTCGCGACGCAAAATCCGCTGGAAAACGAAGGCACGTACCCGCTGCCCGAAGCGCAGCTCGACCGCTTCCTGCTCAAGCTGGACGTCGATTATCCGTCGCCGGACGAATTGAAGGAGATCATCCGCCGCACGACCGCTTCGTCCCAGCGTCAGGCCGTGAAGAGAGCCGATGCCGCAGCGCTGCTGGAGATCCAGCGCGGAGCGAGAGAAGTGCTGGTGTCCGAAGACGTGCTCGACTATGCGGTGCGCCTGCTCATGATGACGCATCCCGATCAGGGGGATTCGCCCGAATCGGTCAAACGTTATGTCCGGTTCGGTTCCGGGCCGCGCGGCCTGCAGGCGATGATCGCCGTATCCAAAGTCCGGGCGATCGTCAAAGGGCGCATGCACGTCTCGACCGGAGACCTTGTGGCCGCCGCGAAGCCGGCCATGCGCCATCGCCTGCTGCTCAATTTCGAAGGCCAGGCCGAAGGGGTGTCGCCGGATACGCTGGTCGACGATATTCTGGCCCGGCTGGAGCCGTCGAGATGAAGCCCGAACAGCTGCTCGGCGCGGAATGGACAGCGAGGCTGGACCGGTTGACGCTGTCCACCGCAAGGCGGGTGCGCGGCACGAGGCAGGGCCGGCGCAGGTCAAGGGAGCTTGGCGCTTCGCTGGAATTCGCGGATTACCGCGAATATTCGCCGGGCGACGACGTGCGGCGCTTCGACTGGAGCGTATACGGACGCACGGGCCGCAAAGTGGTCCGGCAGTATCTCGACGAGCAGGAACTTCAGGTGACGCTGTATCTCGACTGCTCGCAGTCGATGGCGTTCGCCGACGAAGGCGCACCGACCCAATCGCGGCACGCTTCGCATCTGGCCGACGAACCCGCACCAACCAAACTGCTGCACGCTTCGCGGCTGGCCGACGAATCTCCGCCAACCAAACTGCTGCATGCTTCGCGGCTTGCGGCAAGCGTCGGTTATATGGCGCTTGCGGGCTATGATCGCCTCGGCGTCTATCGGGTCGGAGCCCGGGTCGGCGAAGGGCTGCCGCTGCTGCGGGGGCGTCCTGCCGTGCACCGGATGCTGAATTTTCTGGCCGCTTCGGAGCCGGAAGGGCGGGGCGATCTGGCCGAGGCATTCGGCGAGCGTTCCCGGCTGCCCAAGCTGCCCGGTATGGCGTGGGTGTTCTCGGACTGCTGGACCGAGCGCGGCGAAGAGGAATTGGAAGAAGCGCTGGCCCGCCTGCAGGCCGCCCGTCAGGAAGTCGTGCTGGTGCAGGTGGTGACGCGCGGCGAGATCGAACCCCGTCTAAGCGGGGATCTCAAGTTGATCGACGCCGAGCTCGGAACGGCAAAAGAAGCCGCGCTGACCGGCCGGCTGCTGGAAGCGTATGAACGGGAATTCGCCGCTTACCGCGGACGATTGGCCGAGTTTTGCGCGCGGCGGGGCATTGCGTACGTGCTTGCGCCTACCGACGTGCCGGTGCGCGAGATTGTGCTCGGAACGCTGCGGGAGCAGGGATGGGTACGCTGAAGCCGGCTCGCCGGAGAACGAGAGGAGGTGCGGAGCATGGGAATCGGTTCATGGGCGGGACTCTGGTTTGCGCTGGGCATTCCGGTCATTGTTATTCTATATTTGTTCAAGCGGAAGTTTATCGATACGCCGGTCGCGAGCCATTTGTTATGGAGGCGGACGCTGGAAAATACCGAGGCGAACCGTCCCTGGCAAAAACTGCGCAGCCGCCTGTTAATGTGGCTTCAGCTGTTGGCGGCCGCCCTGCTGGCGTTTGCGCTGATGCGTCCGTTTGTATGGGCGGAAGCGGGCAGCGGCGGATACACGGTCGTCGTGGCTGACGTCTCGGCCAGTATGAGCGCGCGCTTCGCCGCCGGCGAAGGCGGGAACGGCGGCCCGGACGATCCGGATGCCGGAACCCGGTTGGACGAGATGAAGCGCGGCATTTTGGCGGATACGAACTCTTCCGGCGGCGGCCTGACGCTGATCCGCATGGGAGGCAGCCCGCAGGTGATCGAATCGGGGACGTCGGATCGGGGCGCCTGGGAAAAAGCGGTACGTTCGCTGTCGGCGGACTACGGCCGAACGTCTTACCGGGAAGCGATCTCGCTTGCGTCGGCCGTCGCGGAAGGACAGGAAGACGCCCGGATCGTCGTCTATACCGACGCCCAGTGGAACGAGCGCGCGGACGATCTGCCGGTTAATGTTCCGATCGAAGTGCGGCGGATCGGAAGCAATGAATACCGCAATGCGTCGGTCGAGCAGTTCGGCACGGACGCGAGCGGCCGGTTCGTCGGCGTGATCGCGAATACCGGCACGGTGCCGCTCGAACTTCGGGCGGAATGGTCCGGCGACGGCCGTCCGCTCGGCAGCCGGGAACTGAAGCTTGAGCCCGGCAAGCGGCAGACGGTGACGTTCGACGCGGCGGAAGCGGCGGACGCCTACCGGCTCAGCCTCGCCGGTGCGCCCGACGATTACGCGGCCGACGACGACGCGTTCGCTTTTGCGGAAACGGGCGGTTCGGTGAACGTGCTGCTGCTGTCCGGCGGCAATCTGTTTCTGGAAAAAGCGCTGCGGCTGTCCGGCGCGGAAG
This genomic window contains:
- a CDS encoding AAA family ATPase codes for the protein MLQKTDRIEAWRQTMEDVREEIAQVIVGQSETVEQMLWCVFAGGHALLEGIPGLGKTMLVRSAADALDLPFSRIQFTPDLMPSDITGTDMIHFGNAGGVSSEFRAGPLFGSIVLADEINRATPKTQSALLEAMQEKTVTIGGTTHRLPEPFFVLATQNPLENEGTYPLPEAQLDRFLLKLDVDYPSPDELKEIIRRTTASSQRQAVKRADAAALLEIQRGAREVLVSEDVLDYAVRLLMMTHPDQGDSPESVKRYVRFGSGPRGLQAMIAVSKVRAIVKGRMHVSTGDLVAAAKPAMRHRLLLNFEGQAEGVSPDTLVDDILARLEPSR
- a CDS encoding ABC transporter permease; this translates as MSPKNKTDRGGSLWINPVLDKEFRLRMRTPRSFVALLAYVLILGGLAIGFIYVTMGFQGSQAGMRFDPSTSRMLFYVLSIAQLVLVAFMTPALTAGVISGEREKQTLNILLTTQQSSSAIVLSKLASSLAFMVLIVLATLPIYSIVFLYGGISPSQLTLVFLFYLFTMLLLGSLGILCSTLFKRTIMAVIMTYGMTLFIFVVTGVAYVLMLAIVQQTYYGGTVQPPYSWIGFILGLNPVGALISIFEPNLSKEAFLVNGANLQSQAPISLWLQFLLVYAFVIAGALWIAIRRIRPVSRRKRPADAAPLGGEPGESAEVAEMQPNPGRPGKS
- a CDS encoding DUF58 domain-containing protein; protein product: MKPEQLLGAEWTARLDRLTLSTARRVRGTRQGRRRSRELGASLEFADYREYSPGDDVRRFDWSVYGRTGRKVVRQYLDEQELQVTLYLDCSQSMAFADEGAPTQSRHASHLADEPAPTKLLHASRLADESPPTKLLHASRLAASVGYMALAGYDRLGVYRVGARVGEGLPLLRGRPAVHRMLNFLAASEPEGRGDLAEAFGERSRLPKLPGMAWVFSDCWTERGEEELEEALARLQAARQEVVLVQVVTRGEIEPRLSGDLKLIDAELGTAKEAALTGRLLEAYEREFAAYRGRLAEFCARRGIAYVLAPTDVPVREIVLGTLREQGWVR
- a CDS encoding vWA domain-containing protein is translated as MGIGSWAGLWFALGIPVIVILYLFKRKFIDTPVASHLLWRRTLENTEANRPWQKLRSRLLMWLQLLAAALLAFALMRPFVWAEAGSGGYTVVVADVSASMSARFAAGEGGNGGPDDPDAGTRLDEMKRGILADTNSSGGGLTLIRMGGSPQVIESGTSDRGAWEKAVRSLSADYGRTSYREAISLASAVAEGQEDARIVVYTDAQWNERADDLPVNVPIEVRRIGSNEYRNASVEQFGTDASGRFVGVIANTGTVPLELRAEWSGDGRPLGSRELKLEPGKRQTVTFDAAEAADAYRLSLAGAPDDYAADDDAFAFAETGGSVNVLLLSGGNLFLEKALRLSGAEVTRLDLSGRTPPADGEEAAAKSSAADAGEAQSPEQAPPLPQQRPDLVVVEGELPSALQSGEWGKTLSEAALWTIGGPENAKQPGSRRAEVSSHPVTRYLTLSEPYFGPLAAGKPAGLTTIFTIGEQPAAAAGTINGRRTLWFGFDLQKGDLPLNSEFPVLVSNAVSWLSGGRGGGLGRVVSGAAVDMPIAADAEQAVWRPLQGPAFGSGAQTVEAQTDIAPNVPGLYAFEQIGSGSDELPAYLLDVRPDVSESAAPAADVPVFGRTADTGEAGSGPAASGDTRGRLPLTAWLAALIAAIMLTEWGVYRRGRSI
- a CDS encoding phage tail tape measure protein, whose translation is MEPILSAVRSVRLRLQAVRVCAFALRGLAAGFAAAALLLAAARFVPVAHAPLWALALLPAGALLGAAAAYRRPVGTAEAARAMDRADPAEERRDLMKTALEFAGRDSAAANWQRAQARAYALEFAAERGKRLPFPRKFGRPGVVSAVLLALCLLLLLLPNPMDTQLRQREQEQALIEEQRGKAEALAKELAQAPIEPQARAPLAEAAANLAERLGDSGRAEEALEQMERTMKALGSQAEAAAGEQRELEDWSRKLAAQQALQEAAKPQAGDASERAEALKDAMNQLSAQQKEALAEAMQSLAEQAPQAGKETGALQEALSKAAEQLAASGNLSDEQLRELAEKLAAAASESGGLGEQSDLAAAAAAQLARSGMQMAGELAASGLSLSEAWGSGGAAEALADAGEAGSPGSGESGEGEGSPGESGEGGEGTGAAGSGQGSGSPGGASGQGAGQGSGQGSGQGSGQGAGSGSGAGSGSGSGGSGSGQGGSGAGQGSGGRQLVTTPRSLQGEGNVQSDGGPSSGGDKQTGGVSPTIDGVSRPYEEVYGQYSERAKESLGRSQLPQSVQGLVESYFTEIRPQS